In Candidatus Omnitrophota bacterium, one genomic interval encodes:
- a CDS encoding F0F1 ATP synthase subunit gamma gives MGKTAKIKSDLDDVSSLVEIIQILKDVASNHFYNTAKRKEKFLEFAESFSEFFRMVSLAEAKSPLVHPAGDQVALLAVTSEGGFMAEMNAKVVRTAVMEAEKFKAHKFIMIGSKGADKMRQLTKDEFTLFSDIEEKGLFRTTMEVKEHIIKEVEAGRIDKVFAVYPRSKTINLIKPFTVKLLPSEELITKQLDMKDTIEKVIVESSLDAVIHYLADIWLTCRIYEMLEDCVVAGFAAQSQQLEASLERLKKDKKGLALTFVKAKKSDIDKSLREVFTATMLTGRR, from the coding sequence ATGGGAAAGACCGCAAAGATAAAATCGGATCTCGACGATGTGTCCTCGCTGGTGGAGATAATCCAGATTCTGAAGGATGTCGCGTCGAACCATTTTTATAATACGGCGAAACGAAAAGAGAAGTTCCTTGAGTTCGCGGAGTCTTTTTCGGAATTCTTCAGGATGGTGAGCCTTGCCGAGGCGAAGAGCCCGCTCGTCCATCCGGCCGGCGACCAGGTCGCGTTGCTCGCCGTGACGTCGGAAGGCGGCTTCATGGCGGAGATGAACGCGAAGGTCGTAAGGACCGCCGTGATGGAGGCGGAAAAGTTTAAAGCGCATAAGTTCATCATGATCGGCTCCAAGGGCGCGGATAAGATGCGTCAGCTCACAAAAGATGAATTTACGTTATTTTCCGATATCGAAGAAAAAGGGCTCTTCAGGACCACAATGGAAGTGAAGGAACATATCATCAAGGAAGTCGAGGCCGGGCGCATAGACAAGGTCTTTGCCGTATATCCGAGGTCGAAGACTATAAACCTGATAAAGCCGTTTACCGTCAAGCTTCTTCCGTCCGAGGAATTGATAACAAAACAGCTCGATATGAAGGATACGATAGAAAAGGTGATAGTGGAGTCTAGTCTTGATGCCGTGATCCATTATCTCGCGGATATCTGGCTCACCTGCAGGATCTATGAAATGCTGGAGGACTGCGTTGTAGCCGGATTTGCCGCGCAGTCGCAGCAGCTGGAGGCCAGCCTCGAGAGGCTTAAAAAGGATAAGAAGGGCCTGGCGCTTACCTTCGTGAAGGCGAAGAAATCGGATATAGACAAGAGCCTGCGCGAAGTATTTACCGCAACCATGCTTACAGGAAGACGATGA
- a CDS encoding F0F1 ATP synthase subunit delta yields MFLLQLAILQAVMFGAVIYFLKKTMYGDTQSAVKRLNESYQDMTKKKEELAAKVKQMEEELLKKKDEAEKIAIQIRDDAEKESKEKGDAITKKAREEAERIISDTIMMKDKIREDIKKEEDLKMLDYCSAILCDTLKDSVRDEVDQALVKDFLEGLKGMDMNHVPPGINEIEVVTRSNLSDALRSTIIEAVKRNTKKSVTVKETADGTIIGGVIIKFGSLVLDGSLAGKLKDVTAARKQKIDEKM; encoded by the coding sequence ATGTTCCTGCTTCAACTTGCTATCCTGCAAGCGGTAATGTTCGGCGCGGTGATCTATTTTCTGAAGAAGACAATGTACGGGGATACACAGAGCGCCGTTAAACGGCTTAACGAATCGTACCAGGATATGACGAAGAAAAAAGAAGAACTTGCCGCGAAAGTTAAACAGATGGAAGAGGAATTGCTAAAGAAGAAAGATGAGGCGGAAAAAATAGCCATCCAGATCAGGGACGACGCCGAAAAAGAATCGAAAGAAAAAGGGGATGCGATAACGAAGAAAGCCAGGGAAGAGGCCGAGCGCATAATAAGCGATACGATCATGATGAAAGATAAAATCCGGGAGGATATAAAGAAGGAAGAGGACCTTAAGATGCTGGATTACTGCAGCGCTATTCTTTGCGATACGCTTAAAGACTCAGTCAGGGATGAAGTCGATCAGGCCCTGGTGAAGGATTTCCTGGAAGGGTTGAAGGGTATGGACATGAACCATGTTCCTCCGGGTATCAACGAGATTGAGGTTGTTACACGGAGCAATCTGAGCGACGCGTTGAGGTCCACTATAATCGAAGCGGTAAAAAGGAATACCAAAAAGAGCGTGACGGTCAAAGAGACAGCCGACGGCACTATAATAGGCGGTGTTATCATAAAGTTCGGAAGCCTGGTATTGGACGGAAGCCTTGCCGGCAAATTGAAAGATGTCACTGCGGCCAGGAAGCAAAAGATAGACGAAAAGATGTAG
- the atpA gene encoding F0F1 ATP synthase subunit alpha: MADLQYKEYGTVNKIRGCIVTVVGLENCINGQLVRFGFGTEGTIIGFDEVETSVLLVKEKEPIKTGDAAIMTLEPFNTAVGKKFVGRIVNVLGEPLDNLGPLEVDNYYPIFANSPSVLQREVMKETIETGIKAIDSMIPIGRGQRQLILGDKMTGKTTVGTDIILNQKGKGVICIYCSIGKGKAALDRVVNLFKARDAFEYTMIVAALAGISPGQQYLAPYVACSLGEYFMHKGGHVIVIFDDFTKHAWAYREISLLLGRPPGRESYPGDIFYLHSRMIERAAKLSKELGGGSMTFFPIVELLEGDLTGYVSTNLVSMTDGQIYLSAPLFGEGFRPAIDAGLSVSRIGNKVQWPAMKAVSKSLRLEYLQYRELLRVSRLKAGGQKSEEGMDQMKGGELISEFLKQDKDDPVPMVKEILLFYGLGKKYFHQLSIKQVKRLEKEILAFANEKYPDIIKELSTTKKLTTEIEEKIGELYAEYVKILEVDAKMDEIKAEEAERCEALLRDAEPAEAGQKA; the protein is encoded by the coding sequence ATGGCGGATCTGCAATACAAGGAATACGGAACGGTAAATAAGATACGGGGCTGCATAGTAACCGTCGTTGGTCTCGAGAATTGCATCAACGGCCAATTGGTCAGATTCGGGTTCGGTACCGAGGGCACGATCATAGGCTTCGATGAGGTGGAGACGAGTGTCCTGCTGGTGAAGGAGAAAGAGCCGATCAAGACCGGAGATGCCGCTATAATGACGCTGGAACCGTTCAATACCGCGGTCGGGAAAAAGTTTGTCGGGCGTATAGTGAATGTGCTTGGTGAGCCTCTTGATAATCTTGGTCCGCTTGAAGTCGACAATTATTATCCGATATTCGCGAACTCTCCCTCGGTCTTGCAGAGGGAGGTAATGAAAGAGACTATAGAAACCGGGATAAAAGCGATAGATTCGATGATCCCGATAGGCCGCGGCCAGCGGCAATTGATCCTGGGCGACAAGATGACCGGAAAGACCACCGTTGGCACGGACATCATCCTGAACCAGAAAGGCAAAGGCGTTATCTGTATCTATTGCAGTATCGGCAAGGGTAAGGCGGCGCTTGACAGGGTGGTCAATCTTTTTAAGGCCAGGGATGCCTTCGAATATACGATGATCGTCGCTGCGCTCGCCGGCATATCGCCGGGGCAACAGTATCTGGCGCCGTATGTTGCGTGCTCTCTGGGTGAGTACTTCATGCATAAGGGCGGGCATGTTATCGTCATCTTCGACGATTTTACCAAACACGCGTGGGCATACCGTGAGATTTCACTTCTCCTCGGCCGTCCCCCCGGGAGAGAGTCGTACCCCGGGGATATATTTTACCTGCACTCACGCATGATAGAAAGGGCCGCGAAACTCTCCAAAGAGCTGGGGGGCGGCTCGATGACGTTCTTCCCGATCGTCGAGCTTCTCGAGGGTGACCTTACGGGGTATGTTTCGACGAATCTTGTCTCCATGACCGACGGACAGATATACCTGAGCGCTCCGCTCTTTGGCGAAGGTTTCAGGCCCGCGATCGACGCCGGATTGTCCGTTTCACGTATAGGCAATAAAGTCCAGTGGCCTGCCATGAAGGCGGTGAGCAAGTCCCTGCGGTTGGAATACCTGCAATACAGAGAGCTCCTGAGGGTCTCGCGCCTTAAGGCGGGCGGGCAGAAATCGGAAGAAGGGATGGACCAGATGAAGGGTGGAGAGCTGATATCGGAATTCCTGAAGCAGGATAAGGACGACCCGGTGCCTATGGTAAAAGAGATACTCCTGTTCTACGGGCTGGGGAAGAAGTATTTTCACCAGCTGAGCATAAAACAGGTAAAGAGACTGGAGAAAGAGATACTGGCGTTCGCGAACGAGAAATATCCGGACATAATAAAAGAGCTCTCCACCACGAAGAAGCTCACGACGGAAATAGAGGAGAAGATAGGGGAACTCTACGCCGAATACGTCAAAATACTGGAAGTCGACGCGAAGATGGATGAGATAAAGGCGGAGGAGGCCGAAAGGTGCGAGGCGCTCCTTAGGGATGCCGAGCCGGCCGAGGCCGGACAAAAAGCATAA
- the gspG gene encoding type II secretion system major pseudopilin GspG, with amino-acid sequence MQYVPLRRSGFTLIEILLVVVIISALAAMIVPRLSGRSEKAKESIARADVTASIPTALKLYELDNGVYPSTAQGLKALIAQPSGEPAAHNWSGPYIEKRSTLDPWAREYVYRYPSAHGLDYDLYSLGRAGKDDDNVIGNWK; translated from the coding sequence ATGCAGTATGTACCGTTGCGGAGATCCGGATTTACCCTGATAGAGATCCTGCTGGTGGTGGTTATCATAAGCGCATTGGCCGCAATGATCGTTCCGCGCCTGTCGGGCCGATCGGAAAAGGCCAAGGAGAGCATAGCAAGGGCGGATGTGACAGCCAGTATTCCAACGGCATTGAAGCTGTATGAGCTTGATAACGGCGTCTATCCGTCCACCGCGCAAGGGCTTAAGGCACTCATCGCGCAACCGTCGGGTGAGCCTGCGGCGCATAATTGGAGCGGGCCGTATATTGAAAAAAGGTCGACCCTGGATCCCTGGGCCAGGGAGTATGTCTACCGGTATCCCAGCGCCCACGGCTTAGATTACGATCTCTATTCTTTAGGAAGGGCCGGTAAAGACGATGACAACGTTATAGGCAATTGGAAATAG
- a CDS encoding type II secretion system F family protein encodes MKTFTYRAKNTEGEIRGGILIADSVEEVVEKLSRDGYVATSVKEHDAKERSSAARPARIRFKEHAVFARQLASFLKAGVPILRALQILSEQTGNRYLKGVIGEIEDSIRKGRTLAEALGKYPDAFTPFYIAMVRAGEDSGTTEEALGRIAQYYTKRAEFIAKVRSALTYPILIVVVGFFTILFVFTNVIPRLMPLFADLNVQLPLPTRILLAISAFTKAYWFYALLGILLIGVFVANGLKNKPFRMQVSRLKLKAPIFGDFVFKSEFSGFARAMEMALHSGVPIISAMEISLPIIREEALRQGLVESKKELEAGRFLGDILRESRIVTPFVYNLVKVGEESGRLEEELGNIARSFEDDCEENIKALTTLIEPVMVLIIGLIVAFIVSATLLPIFQLNIISL; translated from the coding sequence ATGAAAACATTCACGTACAGAGCGAAGAATACCGAAGGCGAAATCAGGGGCGGCATCCTGATCGCCGACAGCGTCGAAGAAGTTGTGGAGAAGCTGAGTCGTGACGGTTATGTCGCCACATCCGTTAAAGAACACGACGCGAAAGAACGCTCGAGTGCGGCACGCCCCGCAAGGATACGCTTTAAAGAACACGCAGTATTCGCCAGGCAGCTGGCCAGTTTTCTGAAGGCCGGAGTGCCGATACTGAGGGCCTTGCAGATCCTCTCCGAACAGACGGGCAACCGCTATCTTAAGGGTGTGATCGGTGAGATAGAAGACTCCATTAGGAAAGGACGGACCCTGGCGGAGGCCCTCGGCAAGTACCCCGATGCGTTTACCCCATTTTATATCGCAATGGTGCGTGCCGGCGAAGATAGCGGTACCACGGAGGAAGCGCTTGGCCGGATCGCGCAGTATTACACAAAACGCGCCGAGTTCATCGCTAAGGTACGGTCTGCCCTCACGTATCCCATACTGATCGTTGTGGTCGGCTTTTTTACCATCCTCTTTGTCTTCACCAATGTCATACCGCGTCTCATGCCGCTCTTCGCCGATCTCAATGTCCAGCTGCCGCTGCCTACGCGGATCCTATTGGCGATAAGCGCTTTTACGAAAGCCTACTGGTTCTACGCGCTCCTGGGAATACTGCTTATCGGGGTCTTCGTCGCGAACGGCCTGAAGAACAAGCCCTTCAGGATGCAGGTATCAAGATTAAAACTTAAGGCGCCGATCTTTGGGGATTTTGTATTTAAATCGGAATTTTCAGGATTTGCCCGGGCAATGGAGATGGCGCTGCACAGCGGCGTTCCTATCATCTCCGCCATGGAGATCTCGCTGCCCATTATTCGGGAAGAGGCGTTGAGACAGGGCCTTGTTGAAAGCAAAAAGGAACTGGAGGCGGGCAGGTTTTTGGGGGACATCCTCCGCGAATCGCGTATCGTTACGCCTTTCGTGTATAACCTGGTAAAGGTCGGAGAGGAATCGGGAAGGCTTGAAGAAGAGTTGGGTAATATAGCGAGGTCGTTTGAGGATGACTGCGAGGAGAACATAAAGGCCCTGACGACGCTTATAGAGCCGGTCATGGTCCTTATCATAGGATTGATAGTAGCTTTTATAGTGAGCGCCACGCTCCTGCCGATCTTTCAGCTGAATATCATAAGCCTTTAG
- a CDS encoding ATPase, T2SS/T4P/T4SS family, producing the protein MDSFEQELSRKLVADKLISGEAVQQAVAECESLNCSLLSCLLSKGQLPEDVLLTVIASITGLSYLDLKSAVIDDAAVKAVPSKFAWYYEFMPVKLEGNKLTIAVASPLSLRIQDEIRFSLRHDLAVVLSKKEYIIERLKEYYGLGSDTVERMVAHGEQVSKVSGAAHTYAIDEAGKMAEDASVIKLVNQIVLDAYRRRATDIHIEPFRDKLRLRYRVDGVLRDQNVPENFRHFVLPILSRLKIMANLDISERRIPQDGKTSVRTQDQVLDLRLSFIPTPHGESVVIRILPRKMFYSLESLGLSKDDLNMLEALIKKPSGILFVTGPTGSGKTTTLYACLKKINRVEQKVVTIEDPIEYEIDDVTQIQINPDVGLTFASGLRSMLRHDPDIIMVGEVRDRETADIAIRVALTGHLVMSTIHTNDAATGVTRLVDIGIEPYLVASSVEALIAQRLVRMICPHCKAENKDLSPGLQKDIVENLSLSPGSTVKVYKGAGCSSCNFTGFFGRMAIYEILLVDREIKNLIVEKRPAADIKRQAIKNGMRTLMQNGWLKVIEGLTTPEEIFNVCHDSRSDHDEPKGPPEPFVTDAGAAGQAVIDFENEVAIEHENNMRIYPRAAVRMAARLILIEKGSGDVIKLNTAKGGIKNDLLSKSMIDESPAEKVMDFERLEFGGSSVNMSAGGILLESTYSVPIGSIVEAKFALPGKAETIACLARVTRVEKDLPRCFYIAVCYLDMSGADRSIISRFVKTELFKHKII; encoded by the coding sequence ATGGACTCCTTCGAACAGGAACTTTCCAGGAAGCTGGTGGCGGACAAACTCATTTCCGGCGAGGCCGTACAACAGGCGGTCGCCGAATGCGAGAGCCTTAACTGCTCGCTTTTGTCGTGCCTCCTGAGCAAAGGGCAGCTGCCGGAAGACGTTCTCCTTACGGTGATTGCCTCGATCACCGGCCTTTCTTACCTGGATCTTAAGAGCGCGGTGATCGATGACGCAGCCGTGAAAGCGGTGCCGTCAAAGTTCGCGTGGTATTATGAATTTATGCCGGTCAAATTGGAAGGCAATAAGCTTACGATAGCGGTTGCGAGTCCCTTGAGTCTCCGGATCCAGGATGAGATACGGTTCAGCCTGCGGCACGATCTCGCTGTCGTATTAAGCAAGAAAGAATATATAATTGAAAGATTAAAAGAATACTATGGGCTTGGCTCGGATACTGTCGAGCGTATGGTGGCGCACGGGGAGCAGGTGTCGAAGGTCTCCGGTGCGGCCCACACCTACGCGATAGACGAAGCGGGAAAGATGGCCGAGGACGCCTCGGTCATAAAGCTTGTAAATCAGATAGTCCTCGACGCCTACAGGAGGCGCGCGACCGATATACATATCGAACCTTTTCGTGATAAACTCAGGCTCAGATACCGGGTGGACGGCGTACTGCGCGATCAGAACGTCCCGGAGAACTTCCGCCATTTTGTACTTCCGATTCTGTCGAGGCTTAAGATAATGGCGAATCTCGATATCTCCGAACGCAGGATCCCGCAGGACGGGAAAACATCCGTCAGGACGCAGGATCAGGTCCTCGACCTCAGGCTATCATTCATACCGACCCCGCACGGCGAGAGCGTGGTCATCAGGATACTGCCGCGGAAAATGTTCTACAGCCTCGAGAGCCTCGGTCTTTCCAAAGACGACCTCAATATGCTCGAGGCGCTTATCAAGAAACCGAGCGGCATCCTGTTCGTTACCGGCCCGACAGGTTCCGGCAAGACGACCACCCTGTACGCGTGCCTTAAGAAGATAAACAGGGTAGAGCAGAAGGTCGTCACGATAGAGGATCCGATAGAATACGAGATCGACGATGTGACGCAGATACAGATAAACCCCGATGTCGGGCTCACGTTCGCTTCGGGCCTTAGAAGCATGCTACGGCACGATCCGGATATAATAATGGTAGGCGAAGTCAGGGACAGAGAGACCGCGGACATCGCAATACGCGTCGCGCTTACCGGCCATCTCGTGATGTCGACGATCCACACCAACGATGCCGCCACAGGAGTCACGCGCCTCGTCGACATCGGTATCGAGCCGTACCTTGTAGCCTCCAGCGTTGAGGCGCTTATCGCGCAAAGGCTCGTCAGGATGATATGCCCGCATTGCAAAGCCGAGAACAAGGACTTAAGTCCCGGTCTGCAGAAAGATATAGTCGAGAACCTCAGCTTATCTCCCGGAAGCACCGTAAAGGTCTATAAAGGCGCGGGGTGCAGCAGCTGCAACTTTACCGGATTTTTCGGCAGAATGGCTATATATGAGATCCTGCTGGTAGATCGGGAGATAAAAAATCTTATCGTAGAGAAACGTCCTGCCGCCGATATAAAGCGCCAGGCGATAAAGAACGGGATGCGGACGCTGATGCAGAATGGGTGGCTCAAGGTGATCGAAGGCCTCACCACCCCGGAGGAGATCTTTAACGTATGTCATGATTCGCGGTCCGATCACGATGAGCCTAAAGGGCCTCCGGAGCCCTTCGTCACCGATGCCGGGGCAGCCGGTCAAGCCGTTATCGATTTTGAAAACGAAGTCGCCATAGAGCACGAAAACAACATGCGGATATACCCGAGAGCCGCTGTTAGAATGGCCGCCAGGCTCATACTTATCGAGAAGGGCAGCGGCGATGTAATAAAACTGAACACTGCCAAAGGCGGCATAAAAAACGATCTTTTGTCCAAGAGCATGATAGACGAATCCCCGGCGGAGAAGGTCATGGACTTCGAGCGTCTGGAGTTCGGCGGCTCCTCCGTAAATATGAGCGCCGGCGGCATACTGCTCGAATCCACTTACTCCGTACCGATCGGATCCATAGTAGAAGCGAAATTCGCGCTTCCGGGTAAGGCCGAAACGATCGCCTGTCTTGCGAGGGTCACGCGGGTGGAAAAGGACTTACCGCGGTGTTTTTATATCGCGGTATGTTATCTGGATATGTCGGGCGCGGACCGGAGCATCATAAGCAGATTTGTGAAGACCGAACTTTTCAAGCATAAGATAATCTAG
- the atpD gene encoding F0F1 ATP synthase subunit beta, with translation MTPEDIKVPEDAPVADRPVSEGPAAIPATKPGRIISVQGPVVDVKFEAKDDMPGLYEILNTKTFDGRGVMLEVAEHLPGGAVRCISLSSTLNLQKNSFAYPTHAPVVIPVGDELFGRILDVSGMPLDNRPPVTAKESRPIRRPVSKPGFDLRNKAAEKPQILETGIKMIDLLYPLVKGSKNGVLGGAGCGKTVIILELINNIVKKYSGACVFTGIGERIREGNELYYELAEHNLLEKVMMVFGQMDQPPGARFEIVNTGVTLAEYIQGKNKDVLLFMDNIFRFVQGGQEVSTLLGRVPSETGYQPTLASEVGAVQERIRSVRGGGSITAFQAVYVPADDMTDPAVVAIFSYLDSVLKLSRDLVQKGFYPAIDPLSSSSTNLDIAIIGRRHYDAAQKVISMINKYNQLHKIVQVIGVEELAKNDRIDYERAEKILFFMTQPFFVSEVFTGKKGEFVTTEETIESIEKILNGEFDKRDAKSFYMIGKAK, from the coding sequence ATGACGCCCGAAGATATAAAAGTGCCGGAAGACGCTCCCGTCGCAGACCGGCCGGTAAGCGAAGGGCCCGCGGCTATCCCCGCGACAAAACCCGGACGGATCATATCCGTCCAGGGACCGGTAGTCGACGTAAAATTTGAGGCAAAAGACGACATGCCGGGGTTGTACGAGATCTTAAATACAAAAACATTTGACGGCAGGGGAGTCATGCTGGAAGTTGCGGAACATCTTCCGGGAGGCGCGGTCCGGTGTATTTCGCTGTCTTCAACGCTGAACCTGCAAAAAAATTCATTCGCATATCCGACCCATGCGCCCGTTGTTATTCCCGTCGGCGATGAGTTATTCGGAAGGATACTGGATGTCTCCGGTATGCCGCTCGACAACCGGCCGCCCGTCACAGCCAAGGAGTCGCGGCCGATCCGCAGGCCTGTATCAAAGCCGGGTTTCGATCTACGGAACAAGGCGGCGGAAAAACCGCAGATCCTTGAGACAGGGATAAAGATGATTGACCTCCTTTATCCGCTCGTCAAGGGTAGCAAGAACGGGGTCCTGGGCGGAGCCGGTTGCGGCAAAACGGTCATCATCCTGGAGCTCATCAACAATATCGTCAAGAAATACAGCGGCGCGTGCGTCTTTACCGGCATAGGAGAGCGTATCAGGGAAGGTAATGAGCTGTATTACGAGCTGGCAGAGCATAACCTGCTGGAGAAGGTCATGATGGTCTTCGGGCAGATGGACCAGCCGCCCGGCGCGCGGTTCGAGATCGTGAACACCGGTGTGACGCTTGCCGAATATATTCAGGGGAAGAACAAAGACGTCCTCCTCTTTATGGACAACATATTTCGTTTCGTGCAGGGAGGGCAGGAGGTGTCGACTCTCCTGGGAAGAGTGCCGTCCGAAACGGGGTACCAGCCGACACTGGCTTCCGAGGTCGGCGCGGTACAGGAGAGGATACGTTCGGTAAGAGGAGGCGGGTCGATAACCGCATTTCAGGCGGTCTACGTCCCGGCGGATGATATGACCGACCCGGCGGTCGTCGCGATATTCAGCTATCTGGACTCGGTCCTTAAACTATCCAGGGATCTCGTTCAGAAAGGGTTTTATCCGGCCATCGATCCTCTCTCCAGCAGCAGCACCAACCTCGATATAGCGATCATAGGCCGCCGCCATTATGATGCCGCCCAGAAAGTCATTTCCATGATAAACAAGTATAACCAGCTCCATAAGATCGTGCAGGTCATAGGCGTGGAAGAACTCGCGAAGAACGACAGGATAGATTATGAACGCGCCGAAAAGATATTGTTTTTCATGACGCAGCCTTTTTTTGTATCGGAGGTATTTACGGGCAAGAAAGGGGAATTTGTTACTACGGAAGAAACGATAGAAAGCATCGAAAAGATTCTGAACGGCGAATTCGACAAGCGCGACGCCAAGAGTTTTTATATGATAGGGAAGGCAAAGTAA
- a CDS encoding prepilin-type N-terminal cleavage/methylation domain-containing protein: MKKSGFTLFEVLLAVCILSVGATTVFQGFFMSASALRHIDNRIYADLVMAQKIWEIKDMLNTGAIKGGYSLRSSEGTDTKFDCAAQLVKTALFTDLYTLTLRISWTEGRRAITLNRHLYIAKV, encoded by the coding sequence ATGAAAAAAAGCGGTTTCACCCTATTCGAGGTTCTCCTGGCGGTTTGCATTTTGAGCGTAGGGGCGACAACTGTATTTCAAGGGTTCTTTATGTCCGCAAGCGCCCTCCGGCATATCGATAACAGGATATACGCCGACCTTGTCATGGCGCAAAAGATATGGGAAATCAAAGATATGCTGAATACCGGCGCTATAAAGGGCGGGTATTCGCTACGTTCGTCGGAAGGAACGGATACGAAGTTCGATTGCGCGGCGCAGCTTGTGAAGACGGCGCTCTTTACCGATCTGTACACACTGACATTGCGCATATCCTGGACTGAAGGACGGAGGGCAATAACGCTTAACCGCCATCTCTATATCGCCAAGGTATGA
- the pilM gene encoding pilus assembly protein PilM: protein MRKSKSFVPIEIGEKYLNIAHIIVQKDGQKLAGAFSGDISGASQDDIARQISDFVKNARARSPEIINVIPSNFVISKNIEIPSIDKKEIHDIIELQAGRHTPYARDEIVLDYADIGVFHNRYTKILLVIVKKEIVTSRYDIIKKGGFKAGKTVLAAESISRTCFNSLPGKPQKPVVLVHVDSAATDFSVIHAGKMIYLRSIPIGTLHIAARSEETQKAFIDEIKKSLDSYLSENIEAVPVKIYLAGAVSHLAERAVEQIRQATRIDTDLMPYRNIFKIPEDQNGILGKNDVASLLPVLASAAIAEHIDFNLIPEDVKISQELKARAKKMTQAAAFFMVALVIFFAILLTGLFFKKAYLQKLLLSYSKETKESRDLRDISEKTAVVKRFLSQKGQSLGVLTELFRLMPKEAYLNSIELKPDKSITVTGTADSMSRVFSMVTDLENSESFKSVKVDFTKSRRINDQEVADFGFTFSVEGIQ, encoded by the coding sequence ATGCGTAAATCGAAAAGTTTTGTGCCCATAGAGATCGGCGAAAAATACCTCAACATCGCTCACATCATAGTTCAGAAGGACGGACAGAAGCTGGCGGGGGCGTTTTCCGGCGATATATCGGGCGCTTCGCAGGACGATATCGCGCGGCAGATCAGCGATTTCGTAAAGAACGCGCGCGCAAGGAGCCCCGAGATCATAAACGTCATACCGTCGAACTTCGTTATATCGAAGAACATAGAGATACCATCCATAGATAAGAAGGAGATACACGACATAATAGAGCTCCAGGCCGGAAGGCATACGCCATACGCGCGGGACGAAATCGTCCTGGATTATGCCGACATCGGAGTCTTCCACAATCGCTATACCAAAATACTTCTGGTCATCGTAAAAAAAGAGATTGTGACCAGCCGTTACGATATCATAAAGAAAGGCGGTTTTAAGGCAGGGAAGACCGTGCTGGCGGCCGAATCGATATCAAGGACCTGTTTCAACTCTTTGCCGGGCAAGCCGCAGAAACCCGTGGTCCTGGTGCATGTCGACAGCGCTGCTACGGACTTCAGCGTTATTCATGCCGGCAAGATGATCTATCTGCGGTCGATACCTATCGGCACCCTTCATATCGCAGCAAGGTCGGAAGAAACGCAGAAGGCATTCATCGACGAAATAAAAAAATCGTTAGATTCTTATCTGTCCGAGAATATAGAAGCTGTGCCCGTCAAAATATATCTGGCGGGAGCTGTAAGTCACCTGGCCGAGAGGGCGGTAGAACAGATTAGGCAGGCGACACGTATAGATACGGATCTGATGCCGTACAGGAATATATTTAAAATACCGGAAGACCAAAACGGTATCTTAGGGAAAAACGATGTTGCTTCCCTTTTGCCGGTGCTGGCGTCCGCGGCCATAGCGGAGCATATAGACTTCAATCTGATACCCGAAGATGTCAAGATCAGCCAGGAACTGAAAGCCAGGGCAAAGAAAATGACGCAGGCGGCGGCCTTCTTCATGGTGGCGCTCGTGATATTTTTTGCCATCCTCCTTACGGGACTCTTTTTCAAGAAGGCGTATCTCCAAAAACTGCTCTTAAGCTACTCGAAGGAGACCAAAGAGAGCAGGGACCTGCGCGACATTTCGGAGAAGACGGCCGTTGTAAAAAGATTTTTAAGCCAGAAGGGGCAATCGCTGGGAGTGCTTACGGAACTGTTCAGGTTGATGCCGAAAGAGGCGTACCTGAACAGCATAGAACTGAAGCCCGATAAGAGCATAACGGTAACGGGCACGGCAGACAGCATGTCGCGCGTATTTTCGATGGTGACGGACCTCGAGAACAGCGAGTCATTCAAAAGCGTCAAGGTCGATTTTACAAAATCGCGGCGGATAAACGACCAGGAGGTAGCGGACTTCGGATTCACGTTTTCCGTAGAGGGCATACAATAA